In Deltaproteobacteria bacterium, a genomic segment contains:
- a CDS encoding GntR family transcriptional regulator, with the protein MAIFQKQQRTTLMEIALKEIRSAIHSGKLKPGDRIVEAELAKEMGISRFAIREAIRCLDKEGIVMTTPFKGSYVSRFDLKDLEELYSLRSALEELAVRILMEKLAPRHIQKLESVLKAMDRVAAKQKGGVFSEDMRFHRTICELSGHRRLLEMWLTLQDQVRVFIAMEEASYQERDRLLKVHYPVMEAIKSSDSPRAERCIREHIGDALEVIKGVLVKRARGGHQERQNRARS; encoded by the coding sequence ATGGCGATCTTTCAGAAGCAGCAGAGAACGACTCTCATGGAGATTGCCCTCAAGGAGATCAGGAGCGCTATACATTCCGGCAAGTTGAAGCCGGGGGATCGAATCGTTGAAGCCGAGCTCGCCAAGGAGATGGGGATCAGCCGCTTTGCCATCCGGGAGGCGATCCGGTGTCTCGACAAGGAAGGGATTGTGATGACGACTCCCTTCAAGGGGAGTTATGTTTCCAGGTTCGATCTGAAGGACCTGGAAGAACTCTACAGCCTCAGAAGCGCACTCGAGGAGCTAGCGGTGCGGATTCTCATGGAGAAGCTCGCTCCCAGACACATCCAGAAGCTCGAATCCGTGCTGAAAGCCATGGACCGGGTGGCCGCAAAGCAGAAGGGGGGCGTCTTTTCCGAGGACATGCGGTTTCATCGAACCATCTGCGAGCTTTCCGGCCACCGGCGACTCCTGGAGATGTGGTTGACCTTGCAGGACCAGGTGAGGGTGTTCATCGCCATGGAAGAGGCCTCCTACCAGGAGCGGGACCGGCTCCTGAAGGTCCATTATCCGGTGATGGAGGCGATAAAGAGCAGTGACAGTCCTCGCGCTGAGAGATGCATAAGAGAACACATAGGCGATGCGCTGGAGGTGATCAAAGGGGTTCTTGTGAAGAGAGCCCGCGGTGGTCACCAAGAGAGGCAAAACCGGGCCAGGTCTTAG
- a CDS encoding glycerate kinase, which yields MALQIIESALEASNPYHAAKSLVRLEGDRLTVGPLVYDLSKGGRIYVIGTGKATYPIARALEEILGDRISEGLVVLKRGQAASLDRIRIIEASHPIPDRNGLRGAREMMKLAEKAGKGDIVFACITGGSSALLPMPADSVRLSEKKKVNRLLLSSGASIFEINAVRKHLSRIKGGRLGLAVFPAELINLTVSDVIGDQLDYITDPTVPDTSTFEDARRCLEKYGLLKKVPPSVRAYLAAGGPREETPKDYGGMPCHSFILVPGDSACHGAVTAAKSLGLEPVVLSTMFDGESRELGRNFAAIGKEIRRSGGFVNPPCVLIGGGETTVTLRRNFGKGGPNQEFVVGAVLGMEGQEGFAVAGLDTDGTDGPTPAAGAIADASTIDRARLKGIDLYRSLEDHEVLSALMSLGDALVTGHTGTNVNDLKFSILV from the coding sequence ATGGCTCTCCAGATAATCGAATCGGCCCTGGAGGCATCGAATCCCTATCATGCTGCAAAGAGCCTTGTCCGCCTGGAAGGAGACAGGCTCACCGTGGGACCTCTCGTCTATGATCTCTCAAAAGGGGGGAGGATCTACGTTATCGGCACGGGCAAGGCCACCTACCCGATCGCCAGAGCGCTGGAAGAGATTCTTGGAGATCGGATCTCTGAGGGGCTGGTGGTACTGAAAAGAGGGCAGGCGGCGAGTCTGGACCGTATCAGAATCATCGAGGCCTCTCACCCCATCCCGGATAGGAACGGACTTCGGGGGGCCAGGGAGATGATGAAGCTGGCAGAGAAGGCAGGCAAAGGAGACATCGTTTTTGCCTGCATTACGGGGGGGAGTTCCGCTCTTTTGCCCATGCCGGCTGACTCGGTTCGGTTGTCCGAGAAAAAGAAGGTGAATCGCCTGCTCCTTTCGAGCGGGGCCTCCATATTCGAAATCAACGCCGTACGAAAGCACCTTTCAAGAATCAAGGGAGGGCGCCTCGGCCTAGCCGTCTTCCCCGCGGAACTCATCAATCTCACGGTGTCTGATGTAATCGGGGATCAACTGGACTATATTACCGATCCCACGGTACCAGACACTTCGACCTTCGAGGATGCCAGGCGTTGCCTCGAAAAATACGGCCTTCTGAAAAAGGTTCCCCCTTCTGTTCGGGCCTATCTGGCGGCAGGGGGTCCTCGCGAGGAAACTCCAAAAGATTACGGAGGAATGCCCTGCCACAGCTTTATCCTGGTGCCCGGCGATTCGGCCTGTCACGGAGCCGTGACCGCCGCGAAATCGCTCGGCTTGGAGCCCGTGGTCCTATCGACCATGTTCGACGGGGAGAGCCGTGAGCTGGGGAGAAACTTTGCCGCCATCGGCAAAGAGATTCGAAGATCCGGGGGGTTTGTCAACCCCCCCTGTGTGTTGATCGGGGGTGGAGAGACCACAGTAACCCTGAGAAGGAATTTCGGCAAGGGGGGCCCCAACCAGGAGTTTGTGGTGGGTGCGGTCCTGGGCATGGAAGGCCAAGAGGGATTTGCCGTTGCCGGATTGGATACAGACGGCACCGACGGGCCGACCCCTGCGGCCGGAGCGATCGCAGACGCCTCGACTATCGACAGGGCCCGCCTCAAGGGGATCGATCTCTACCGGTCTCTGGAGGATCACGAGGTGCTTTCTGCCCTCATGTCTCTCGGTGATGCCCTTGTTACAGGCCACACCGGGACAAATGTCAATGATCTGAAATTCAGTATCCTGGTTTGA
- a CDS encoding TRAP transporter substrate-binding protein, whose translation MILAKETFTKGMVIALVVMFAGFAGSSIAFSKSITIKVGSYDAPLELTLDKTNGNYASTNVKAQVFKSLLESASGGKFKVKVYPAGQLGNDREALEMVRDGTMQVNAYPGNPMSNWVPEVLAYQIPYLFKDTSVALRVLNGPLGEELRQLIIKKTGIRVLQWGFEGPYANFQSIKKPIHVPSDLKGQKIRVMETPSMHEIVKVAGGTPTPVPWTEIYTSMQQGVIDGLECPLPFVRMAKVDEVIKYICKADFYLAFSNFHVNEKFYQSLSPADRYLIVKCALEAMRVYDGMVLFSEPIWVDYFKKKGIEVYYPTPKEMEIWRQTIRPHMIKWTKKQIGSEWVDKFLKASEDAERELYGD comes from the coding sequence ATGATTCTTGCGAAAGAAACGTTTACGAAAGGAATGGTCATCGCTCTTGTTGTCATGTTCGCGGGGTTTGCCGGGAGTTCGATTGCCTTTTCGAAGAGTATCACGATCAAGGTTGGCAGCTATGACGCCCCTCTCGAACTGACCCTGGACAAGACCAACGGTAACTATGCTTCGACCAATGTTAAGGCCCAGGTGTTCAAATCCCTCTTGGAGTCTGCGAGTGGAGGGAAATTCAAGGTAAAGGTCTACCCGGCTGGGCAGCTTGGCAACGACAGGGAAGCATTGGAGATGGTGAGAGACGGTACGATGCAAGTGAACGCATATCCTGGCAACCCTATGTCGAACTGGGTACCAGAGGTCTTGGCGTACCAGATTCCCTATCTCTTCAAGGACACCAGTGTCGCCCTAAGGGTCTTAAACGGTCCGCTGGGAGAAGAGCTGAGACAACTCATAATCAAGAAAACGGGGATTCGGGTTCTGCAATGGGGGTTTGAAGGCCCCTATGCGAATTTTCAGTCGATAAAGAAACCGATCCATGTACCGAGTGACTTGAAGGGCCAGAAGATCAGGGTCATGGAAACTCCGAGTATGCATGAGATCGTGAAGGTTGCCGGGGGAACACCTACGCCCGTCCCGTGGACTGAGATCTACACCTCGATGCAGCAGGGGGTTATTGACGGGTTGGAGTGTCCCTTGCCTTTTGTCCGGATGGCGAAGGTTGACGAGGTCATCAAATACATCTGCAAGGCCGATTTCTACCTGGCTTTTTCGAACTTCCATGTCAACGAGAAGTTCTACCAGTCCCTTTCGCCGGCAGACAGATACCTGATCGTAAAGTGTGCTCTAGAGGCCATGAGGGTCTATGACGGAATGGTGCTGTTCAGCGAGCCAATATGGGTTGACTATTTCAAGAAAAAGGGTATCGAGGTCTACTATCCGACGCCCAAAGAGATGGAAATATGGAGGCAGACCATCAGACCTCACATGATCAAGTGGACAAAAAAACAGATCGGTTCTGAATGGGTGGATAAGTTCCTCAAGGCGTCAGAAGACGCCGAAAGGGAGCTCTACGGAGACTGA
- a CDS encoding TRAP transporter small permease, giving the protein MEKINDYLMSFCAVSIMIMVPFMTAIIFVQVVLRYVFSAPLRWPEEMSRYLLVWISCLGAAYAVRKGMHISVVFIRDRLPETFKTFVLWTSYFLMIGFFMFCFVCGVKESYSQWLQKTPSMRIPMTLPKLAVPVGFGIMVMFGLELFLKDVGKLSQKNRGTFEKSQAEAVGR; this is encoded by the coding sequence ATGGAGAAGATAAACGATTACTTGATGTCCTTTTGTGCGGTATCGATCATGATCATGGTTCCCTTCATGACCGCCATTATTTTCGTGCAGGTCGTTCTGCGCTATGTGTTTTCGGCCCCCCTTCGGTGGCCTGAAGAGATGTCGAGATACCTTCTGGTCTGGATTTCGTGTTTGGGCGCCGCCTACGCCGTAAGGAAGGGTATGCACATAAGTGTCGTTTTCATAAGGGATAGGCTTCCGGAGACCTTCAAGACATTCGTTCTGTGGACGAGCTATTTTCTGATGATCGGATTCTTCATGTTTTGCTTTGTCTGCGGCGTAAAGGAATCCTACTCACAGTGGCTACAAAAAACGCCCAGTATGCGGATACCGATGACTCTGCCAAAGCTTGCCGTTCCGGTGGGGTTCGGGATTATGGTCATGTTTGGTTTGGAACTCTTTCTCAAGGATGTGGGGAAACTCTCTCAAAAGAACCGAGGAACTTTCGAAAAAAGCCAGGCTGAGGCTGTTGGTCGATAA
- a CDS encoding TRAP transporter large permease: MMIMGLTMAIGIPIAWTLGISGLAAILLMHTPLSILPAKIFGGINCFPLLCVPFFILAGEIMGYGGFTRRLLNFAVILVGFIRGGLALANVVASMLFGGITGAAVADASALGSVEIPMMTENGYDASFSAAITGASACIGPIIPPSIPVVIYAMAVYGVSIGALFAAGMIPGILVGLALMAASYVIARKRSYPKRKQKVTFREFLVASRDAFLALMTPLIILGGILGGVFTPTEAAAVAVVYTLAISHFVYHELKISDLPKMFLQSGVGAALVMIIIGTSTVFGVVVAIEQAAQKLQVLISPLGYYGFLLAINVIFLFVGTFMDNNPAILILAPVFAPVAHSLGIDPVHFGIIVVVNLVIGLITPPLGLVLFVVGPIAKVSFEEVTKEIFPFLLVEIGVLLLVTYVPVISLWIPRLLGYVQ; the protein is encoded by the coding sequence ATGATGATCATGGGGCTGACGATGGCCATAGGTATTCCTATCGCCTGGACGTTGGGCATCAGTGGACTGGCGGCCATACTCCTCATGCATACCCCGTTGAGTATCTTGCCAGCAAAGATATTCGGAGGGATAAACTGTTTTCCCCTTCTCTGTGTTCCCTTTTTCATCCTGGCGGGCGAAATCATGGGCTACGGGGGATTCACCAGGAGGCTGCTCAATTTCGCCGTTATTCTGGTCGGGTTCATCAGGGGTGGGCTGGCATTGGCCAATGTGGTGGCCAGCATGCTCTTCGGCGGGATTACCGGTGCGGCCGTTGCCGATGCGAGTGCACTGGGTTCTGTTGAGATACCCATGATGACGGAGAACGGATACGATGCGTCGTTTTCGGCAGCAATCACCGGGGCCTCCGCCTGCATAGGCCCGATCATTCCGCCGAGCATCCCTGTGGTTATCTATGCCATGGCCGTTTACGGCGTCTCCATAGGTGCCCTATTTGCAGCGGGGATGATCCCGGGTATTCTCGTCGGGCTGGCCCTGATGGCAGCCTCGTATGTGATAGCACGAAAGAGAAGCTACCCCAAGAGGAAGCAGAAGGTAACGTTCCGGGAGTTCCTTGTTGCCTCGAGAGATGCCTTTTTGGCTCTCATGACCCCTCTGATCATACTTGGCGGTATCTTGGGGGGTGTCTTCACTCCTACCGAGGCGGCAGCAGTAGCGGTCGTTTATACGCTGGCCATTTCTCACTTTGTGTATCACGAACTGAAGATCTCTGATCTGCCAAAGATGTTCCTTCAGAGCGGGGTAGGGGCTGCGCTTGTAATGATCATCATCGGGACCTCGACTGTTTTCGGGGTGGTCGTCGCCATCGAGCAGGCTGCGCAAAAACTCCAGGTGCTCATCAGTCCCCTGGGATACTACGGGTTTCTTCTGGCAATCAACGTGATTTTCCTCTTTGTGGGAACCTTCATGGACAATAACCCGGCTATTCTGATTCTCGCTCCCGTATTCGCTCCGGTAGCGCACAGCCTGGGAATTGACCCGGTCCATTTTGGGATCATTGTGGTAGTGAATCTTGTCATCGGCCTGATCACTCCGCCGCTGGGCCTTGTTCTCTTTGTCGTGGGACCTATCGCAAAGGTCTCATTCGAAGAGGTGACAAAAGAGATCTTTCCCTTCCTGCTGGTGGAGATCGGTGTACTCCTTCTGGTCACCTACGTTCCTGTCATTTCGTTATGGATCCCCAGGCTGCTCGGTTATGTGCAGTGA
- a CDS encoding MmgE/PrpD family protein: protein MRKETGNPRKSVEIPPVEPMERLAEFIVETDYGHLPPEVVEHVKKLFLDTLGITIGGSLQEAISEIVSLVKGWGGARQSTILVYGGKVPAPNAAFAIGPMARALDMGDTHPQACHISEYVVPALLPAAELKGGVRGEEFITAYALACEVGSRIGNACHCSDKACAAGRHPQLGHFEATAAVGKLLGLDKATMQNALGIAFHLISARDEQMYVERNLMVRVHHGFVCRDAINAVLLAQRGVTGAHRVFTGEKGLFAIDYVWESEFEPLTRGLGTTWELLKDNIKLYASLYGNHSPISGARALIEANRIDVAEIEEITVELDPANHRAGCQPPQVAWNPETMVEAQFSTPFAICTAIIKGKIFVDDYTPEELHNPRVRSLMPKVKCLVNESLAAFESIVTIRLRDGREYTKRTPIDEIKGGFLNPLSWDEVAGKFKLMPPFGAAEIPERNVENLIKECRNLETLGNTNDIIRLMTPA, encoded by the coding sequence TTGAGGAAAGAGACAGGAAACCCCAGAAAATCCGTAGAGATCCCTCCAGTAGAGCCGATGGAGCGGCTGGCTGAGTTCATCGTGGAGACGGACTACGGGCATCTGCCCCCCGAGGTGGTGGAACACGTCAAGAAACTCTTTCTGGATACCCTGGGAATCACCATCGGCGGTTCCCTGCAGGAGGCCATTTCGGAGATAGTCAGCCTGGTTAAGGGTTGGGGAGGTGCCAGGCAAAGTACGATCCTTGTGTATGGAGGCAAGGTACCGGCTCCCAATGCGGCTTTCGCCATAGGTCCCATGGCACGCGCTCTGGACATGGGGGATACACACCCGCAAGCCTGTCACATAAGCGAGTATGTGGTTCCGGCTCTGCTTCCGGCGGCGGAGTTGAAGGGAGGTGTGAGGGGTGAGGAATTCATCACCGCCTACGCTCTTGCGTGCGAGGTGGGGAGCCGGATAGGGAACGCCTGTCATTGCAGTGACAAGGCCTGTGCTGCAGGAAGACACCCCCAGCTCGGTCATTTTGAGGCAACTGCAGCGGTTGGTAAACTCTTGGGTCTGGACAAGGCAACGATGCAGAACGCCCTCGGCATCGCCTTTCATCTGATAAGCGCCAGGGACGAGCAGATGTACGTGGAACGTAATCTGATGGTCCGCGTACACCACGGCTTTGTCTGCCGGGATGCGATCAACGCCGTCCTGCTGGCCCAGAGGGGAGTTACGGGGGCTCATCGCGTCTTTACAGGGGAAAAAGGCCTTTTTGCCATCGATTATGTCTGGGAGAGTGAATTCGAGCCTCTCACACGTGGACTCGGTACGACCTGGGAGCTCCTCAAGGATAACATAAAGCTCTATGCTTCCCTCTACGGAAATCACAGCCCCATAAGCGGGGCAAGGGCCCTCATCGAGGCGAACCGAATCGATGTTGCCGAGATAGAGGAAATTACGGTCGAGCTTGATCCGGCAAACCACAGGGCCGGCTGCCAGCCGCCACAGGTGGCCTGGAACCCGGAAACCATGGTTGAAGCCCAGTTCAGCACCCCCTTTGCCATATGTACGGCAATCATAAAGGGAAAGATCTTCGTCGATGACTACACGCCGGAAGAACTCCATAATCCTCGAGTGCGAAGCTTGATGCCGAAGGTGAAGTGCCTGGTCAACGAAAGTCTGGCGGCCTTTGAATCCATCGTGACTATCAGGCTCCGGGACGGCAGGGAATATACAAAGAGGACCCCTATCGATGAGATCAAAGGAGGGTTTCTCAATCCCCTGTCTTGGGATGAAGTTGCGGGCAAGTTCAAATTGATGCCGCCTTTTGGGGCGGCGGAGATTCCCGAGAGAAACGTGGAGAATCTCATCAAAGAGTGCAGGAATCTGGAGACACTCGGCAACACGAATGATATAATTCGTCTGATGACCCCCGCATAG
- a CDS encoding serine/threonine protein kinase, producing the protein MPEDRKNIVNSWNEWDPLKHIIVGRADGTMVQAPEPAVQRDWPEYGFPLGKYGPLPKEMEEKANEQLDNFAKILESRGVRVDRPTPLDFSQTVQTPDWVQKSMFGCMPPRDLLLTVGNEILEATMSFRSRWFEYLCYRPLMEQYFKDDPNMRWEAAPKPRLTERTYKKDFWKEWNSLSEEEKYKRAEKSDWIITEVEPLFDAADVVRCGKDLFVQKSMVTNDSGIDWLRRHYPNHRIHKVRYRELTPWHMDTTIVPLRPGLVLINPVRTPLEKGQGELFKKNDWEVLLAPKSVLKEKRPMTFCSIWLNMNLLVLDPKTVCVEASETPVIDLLDKHGFEVIPVPFYEVSPFGGGLHCATADVYREGTLEDYFPKQVEGF; encoded by the coding sequence ATGCCAGAGGACCGAAAGAACATTGTCAATAGCTGGAACGAGTGGGATCCGCTCAAGCATATCATCGTCGGCAGGGCCGATGGGACCATGGTTCAGGCACCGGAGCCTGCTGTTCAGCGGGACTGGCCCGAGTACGGATTCCCCCTGGGCAAGTATGGACCTCTGCCCAAGGAGATGGAAGAAAAAGCTAACGAGCAGCTCGACAATTTTGCAAAAATCCTGGAAAGCCGGGGCGTTCGCGTAGACAGGCCCACCCCGCTTGATTTCAGCCAGACCGTCCAGACCCCCGACTGGGTGCAGAAGTCGATGTTCGGCTGCATGCCCCCCCGGGATCTTTTGCTCACTGTGGGCAACGAGATTCTGGAAGCCACCATGTCTTTTCGCAGCAGGTGGTTTGAATATCTCTGCTATCGCCCGCTCATGGAGCAGTATTTCAAGGACGACCCGAACATGAGGTGGGAGGCGGCGCCGAAGCCCCGTCTCACGGAACGGACTTACAAGAAGGACTTCTGGAAGGAGTGGAATTCCCTGAGTGAAGAAGAGAAGTACAAACGGGCCGAAAAGAGCGACTGGATCATAACCGAGGTCGAGCCCTTGTTTGATGCGGCCGACGTGGTGCGGTGCGGGAAGGACCTCTTTGTCCAGAAGTCGATGGTGACGAACGACTCCGGCATAGACTGGTTGCGCCGCCACTATCCGAACCATCGAATCCACAAGGTGAGGTACAGGGAACTCACCCCGTGGCACATGGACACGACCATCGTCCCCCTCCGGCCGGGTCTGGTGCTGATCAATCCGGTGCGAACCCCTCTGGAAAAGGGACAGGGCGAGTTGTTCAAGAAGAACGACTGGGAGGTCCTGCTCGCCCCTAAGTCGGTTCTCAAGGAAAAGAGGCCGATGACCTTTTGCAGCATCTGGCTGAACATGAACCTTCTCGTGCTTGATCCCAAGACGGTCTGTGTGGAGGCCAGTGAGACCCCGGTGATTGACCTGCTCGACAAACACGGCTTCGAAGTGATTCCGGTTCCCTTCTATGAAGTCTCTCCATTCGGGGGTGGTCTCCACTGCGCAACGGCAGATGTCTACCGGGAAGGTACCTTGGAGGACTACTTCCCGAAACAGGTCGAGGGATTTTAG
- a CDS encoding TRAP transporter substrate-binding protein, translated as MKRKKNTVSRLGVLALAFVFVCLAFAPQGFAKTITIKMGSIDPPLELSIEKTNGEFASTHIKCQSFKSTIERMTRGRIKVSIFPSGQLGSEMEALEMLRSGAMDMSGYPGGPLPNFAPEVLAIQIPYLFKDINVAKKVLSGPLGDELAESIAKKSGIRVLAWSFEGPYYNFMSAKKPIRVPSDLKGQKLRTLQTPNLMEIVRTAGGTPTPIAYSELYTSLQQGVVDGCITAIPFVRSIKLDEVLKYINKSDFYLGMSNLYVSEKFWNKLSAKDKALIKDAALQAITVFEGMTLWGENLWVDYFRGEGLEVYIPTPKEMKIWKDTLHDHMVDWTKKKIGSEWVDKFLKASEKAEKELYPY; from the coding sequence ATGAAGAGAAAGAAAAACACCGTTTCCAGGTTGGGAGTCCTTGCTCTGGCATTTGTTTTTGTCTGCCTTGCCTTTGCTCCACAGGGGTTCGCAAAGACGATCACCATCAAGATGGGGAGCATCGACCCGCCCCTCGAGCTCAGCATAGAGAAGACCAATGGTGAGTTCGCTTCAACCCATATCAAGTGCCAGTCCTTTAAGAGTACCATAGAGAGAATGACCCGGGGGAGAATCAAGGTAAGCATCTTCCCCTCCGGGCAGCTTGGCAGTGAGATGGAAGCACTGGAGATGCTCCGGTCCGGTGCAATGGATATGAGCGGCTATCCAGGCGGGCCGCTGCCGAACTTCGCACCTGAGGTCCTGGCGATCCAGATTCCTTACCTGTTCAAGGACATCAACGTAGCCAAGAAGGTATTGTCCGGGCCCCTGGGTGACGAGCTGGCCGAATCGATTGCCAAGAAGAGCGGCATCCGGGTGCTCGCGTGGAGCTTTGAGGGGCCGTACTATAATTTCATGTCGGCAAAGAAACCGATTCGCGTGCCCAGCGACCTTAAGGGACAGAAGTTGAGGACCCTTCAGACGCCGAACCTGATGGAAATCGTCAGGACCGCCGGGGGTACGCCGACCCCCATCGCCTATTCAGAGCTCTATACCTCGCTCCAACAGGGGGTCGTCGACGGATGCATCACGGCCATACCGTTTGTCCGTTCAATAAAGCTCGATGAGGTCCTGAAGTATATAAACAAGTCGGATTTCTATCTGGGCATGTCCAACCTGTACGTGAGTGAAAAATTCTGGAACAAGCTGTCCGCCAAAGACAAGGCTTTGATCAAGGATGCCGCTCTCCAGGCCATAACGGTTTTCGAGGGAATGACCCTCTGGGGTGAAAACCTGTGGGTCGATTATTTCCGGGGGGAAGGATTGGAGGTTTACATTCCTACCCCGAAGGAGATGAAGATATGGAAAGACACCCTCCACGACCACATGGTGGATTGGACCAAGAAGAAGATCGGATCCGAATGGGTGGATAAGTTTCTCAAGGCCTCTGAAAAGGCGGAAAAGGAGCTGTATCCCTACTGA
- a CDS encoding TRAP transporter small permease — protein sequence MGRVNDALLWVCKGGLIAMVPVMTIIIFVQVILRYVFLAPLRWPEELARYLLVWISLLGSVYALREGLHVSIAFLKDRLTGYAAVVVSVFVHLSLLVFLIFCTVEGLIFSISQWNHLTPAMEIPMTFPNMAIPVGCGIMFLIGLENLIRDLKGFRSPESGS from the coding sequence ATGGGAAGAGTCAACGATGCCTTACTCTGGGTCTGCAAGGGGGGCTTGATCGCCATGGTGCCGGTCATGACGATCATCATTTTTGTGCAGGTGATTTTGCGGTACGTGTTTCTCGCCCCCTTGAGGTGGCCTGAAGAACTTGCAAGATACCTCCTGGTCTGGATTTCACTTCTCGGGTCTGTTTATGCGCTGCGCGAGGGTTTACATGTGAGTATCGCTTTCCTAAAGGATAGACTCACCGGGTATGCGGCTGTGGTGGTAAGCGTGTTTGTTCATCTCTCATTATTGGTGTTCCTTATATTCTGCACGGTTGAGGGCCTCATCTTCTCTATTTCACAGTGGAATCACCTTACTCCTGCGATGGAGATACCCATGACTTTCCCGAACATGGCTATCCCCGTCGGGTGTGGGATCATGTTCTTGATAGGCTTGGAGAACCTGATAAGGGATTTGAAAGGATTCCGTTCCCCCGAGAGTGGATCTTAG
- a CDS encoding TRAP transporter large permease, whose product MLTVLLLILAITMALGAPIAFSLGISGLGAILLMGIPLMVVPQKWFSGMNVFPLLCLPFFILAGEIMAYGGLTKRLLNFAVICVGFVRGGLALANVMASMLFGGITGAAAADASALGSIEIPMMVENGYDAEFSAAITAASSCIGPIIPPSLPVVIYAMAVSGVSIGGLFAAGMIPGILVGVALMIASYVISVRRRYPKREYKVTLREFLVATKDAILAIMTPVIILGGIIGGIFTPTEAAAVAVVYSFIITFFVYRELKLSDLPGMFVRSGAITAIVMVIIGCSNIFGLVIAYEQVALKLETMVRPLGYYGFIITINIIFLIVGTFMDQNPAILILAPVFAPIAVHLGIEPIHFGIIVIMNLVIGLITPPLGQNLFIVAPLAGVTFEKLAKEIFVFLLVEIGVLMLVSYIPFVSLWIPKALGYVS is encoded by the coding sequence GTGCTCACTGTTCTGCTCTTGATTCTGGCAATAACGATGGCCCTCGGTGCTCCCATCGCTTTTTCATTGGGAATAAGCGGCCTGGGGGCGATTTTGCTTATGGGTATCCCCTTGATGGTCGTCCCTCAGAAGTGGTTTTCAGGGATGAACGTCTTCCCTCTGCTGTGTCTCCCCTTCTTCATCCTCGCCGGAGAGATCATGGCCTACGGGGGGCTCACAAAGAGATTGCTCAATTTCGCCGTGATCTGCGTCGGCTTTGTCCGTGGCGGACTGGCGCTTGCCAATGTGATGGCCAGTATGTTGTTTGGGGGTATTACCGGGGCGGCAGCAGCCGATGCCAGTGCCCTGGGCTCCATCGAAATCCCCATGATGGTGGAGAATGGATACGACGCTGAATTCTCAGCGGCCATCACGGCGGCCTCTTCCTGTATAGGGCCGATTATTCCTCCCAGCCTGCCTGTAGTCATTTATGCTATGGCCGTAAGCGGTGTCTCCATCGGTGGCCTCTTTGCGGCGGGGATGATTCCCGGCATTCTTGTGGGTGTCGCACTGATGATTGCAAGCTATGTAATCTCGGTGAGGCGCAGATACCCCAAGAGGGAATACAAGGTGACGCTGAGGGAGTTCCTTGTCGCTACCAAAGATGCCATTTTGGCCATAATGACACCGGTGATCATCCTCGGAGGTATCATAGGAGGGATTTTTACTCCCACAGAAGCGGCGGCCGTGGCGGTTGTTTATTCGTTCATTATCACCTTCTTTGTCTATCGCGAGCTGAAGCTTTCCGATCTTCCGGGTATGTTTGTCAGAAGTGGGGCAATAACAGCTATCGTAATGGTCATCATCGGGTGTTCAAACATCTTCGGTCTTGTCATCGCTTACGAACAGGTGGCCTTGAAACTCGAAACCATGGTCCGCCCCCTGGGATATTACGGGTTTATCATAACCATAAACATAATCTTTCTCATTGTGGGCACGTTTATGGATCAGAATCCGGCAATTCTGATCCTTGCCCCGGTGTTTGCTCCAATAGCGGTTCATTTGGGAATCGAGCCCATACATTTCGGGATCATCGTGATCATGAATCTGGTGATTGGTCTGATCACTCCTCCCCTGGGGCAGAACCTCTTTATCGTTGCTCCTCTTGCAGGTGTGACCTTTGAGAAACTGGCAAAGGAGATCTTCGTCTTCCTGCTGGTGGAGATCGGGGTTCTCATGTTGGTGAGTTATATCCCCTTTGTTTCTCTATGGATCCCGAAGGCGTTGGGATATGTCTCATAA